In the genome of Thermoplasmata archaeon, one region contains:
- a CDS encoding peptidase M15, giving the protein MDNPKLLYAAIAVAAIAIVCILCFNTFADDRKDPAMDSSDFVLLTDAVPDAILEIRYYSTYNFVGDRIDGYEEPTAFLTKEAAKALREVSDELKEKGYRLKIYDAYRPQMAVDHFVRWAKDVDDVRMKEYFYPELEKADLFPQMYIMERSGHTRGSTVDLTLFDMRTEKEVDMGGTFDYFGELSHPDYPYITEEQFANRMLLREAMINHGFKPLETEWWHFTLEDEPFPDTYFKFPINSDSL; this is encoded by the coding sequence ATGGATAATCCAAAGCTCCTGTACGCAGCGATTGCCGTAGCAGCCATCGCCATAGTCTGCATCCTTTGCTTCAACACATTCGCTGATGACAGGAAGGATCCTGCCATGGATTCGTCAGATTTCGTACTGCTGACGGATGCCGTCCCCGATGCCATCCTCGAGATACGTTACTATTCGACATACAACTTTGTGGGGGACAGGATTGACGGTTACGAGGAACCGACAGCATTCCTCACGAAGGAGGCCGCCAAGGCCCTCCGCGAGGTCAGCGATGAGCTGAAGGAGAAAGGATACCGCCTCAAGATCTACGACGCGTACCGCCCCCAGATGGCCGTGGACCATTTCGTGAGGTGGGCAAAGGACGTGGATGACGTGAGAATGAAGGAGTACTTCTATCCGGAACTGGAGAAGGCGGATCTGTTCCCCCAGATGTACATCATGGAGAGGTCCGGACACACCAGGGGCAGTACTGTGGACCTCACGCTATTCGATATGAGAACTGAGAAAGAGGTCGATATGGGCGGTACCTTCGACTATTTCGGGGAGCTCAGCCATCCCGATTATCCGTACATCACCGAAGAACAGTTCGCCAACCGCATGCTGCTGAGGGAAGCCATGATTAATCACGGGTTCAAGCCCCTGGAGACAGAATGGTGGCATTTCACATTGGAAGATGAGCCCTTCCCAGACACCTATTTCAAGTTCCCCATAAACAGCGATTCGTTATGA
- a CDS encoding transposase, whose protein sequence is MVFNMYTFPKPVGIDVGITNVATLSDGTVYNNIREYTMMLNEFRENQMKLSNTLPNTKNYNMKKSRLNHKYKRIINKRKDYQEKTSLEIVRKHTKIVMEDLSVNRLRSISKSPSMTISYIDSSLGRLRQRICCKAIEAGRQIVLVNPRNTSQMCSRCGAIVHKELSARMHKCSQCGLIMDRDLNASINILRLGLTDNPSLASEEKIAPSSWQGHEYSSLLIAV, encoded by the coding sequence ATGGTTTTCAACATGTATACATTTCCAAAACCTGTAGGAATCGATGTAGGAATCACAAATGTTGCAACCCTTTCAGACGGCACCGTGTACAACAACATACGTGAATACACAATGATGCTGAACGAGTTCCGCGAAAATCAGATGAAATTGTCCAACACGTTACCAAACACAAAGAATTACAATATGAAGAAAAGTCGTCTGAACCATAAATACAAGAGAATAATCAATAAGAGGAAAGACTATCAGGAGAAGACATCTCTTGAGATAGTAAGGAAGCATACCAAAATTGTCATGGAAGACCTTTCAGTAAATAGATTGAGATCGATCTCCAAATCCCCTTCTATGACCATCTCTTACATTGACAGTTCTCTGGGTAGATTGAGACAAAGAATCTGCTGCAAAGCAATAGAAGCTGGCCGCCAGATAGTCTTAGTCAATCCGAGAAATACGTCACAAATGTGTTCAAGGTGTGGGGCAATTGTACATAAGGAACTGAGTGCTCGTATGCACAAATGCTCTCAATGCGGCTTAATAATGGACCGCGATCTGAACGCATCTATCAATATACTCCGCCTTGGGTTGACCGACAACCCCTCTCTCGCGTCAGAAGAGAAAATAGCCCCGTCATCTTGGCAGGGGCATGAGTATTCCAGTTTACTCATAGCAGTGTAA